In Nocardioides marinus, one DNA window encodes the following:
- a CDS encoding GNAT family N-acetyltransferase, which produces MSEDVPTDGSRVRVAVERDAEVLAGLLRDFNAEFDTPTDPVAQVAARFARLIGGPAGLALVAEEDGPGGPTAYGFALVTLRPSVYADGSVAVLDELYVRPDRRGGGTGTALVAAMRAELSARDCEEIQINVDSVDTGARRFYERLGFVNVERAEDGPMLCYIGPATP; this is translated from the coding sequence ATGAGCGAGGACGTGCCCACCGACGGGTCACGGGTGCGCGTGGCGGTGGAGCGGGACGCCGAGGTGCTGGCCGGCCTGCTGCGGGACTTCAACGCCGAGTTCGACACCCCGACCGACCCGGTGGCGCAGGTCGCGGCGCGGTTCGCGCGACTCATCGGGGGTCCGGCCGGGCTCGCGCTGGTGGCCGAGGAGGACGGGCCGGGCGGGCCGACGGCGTACGGCTTCGCGCTGGTCACCCTCCGCCCCAGCGTGTACGCCGACGGGTCGGTCGCGGTCCTTGACGAGCTCTACGTCCGACCCGACCGCCGCGGTGGCGGGACCGGCACGGCGCTGGTCGCCGCGATGCGCGCCGAGCTGTCCGCGCGCGACTGCGAGGAGATCCAGATCAACGTCGACTCGGTCGACACCGGGGCGCGACGGTTCTACGAGCGGCTCGGCTTCGTCAACGTCGAGCGCGCCGAGGACGGGCCGATGCTCTGCTACATCGGCCCGGCGACACCGTGA